In Candidatus Methylomirabilota bacterium, a single window of DNA contains:
- a CDS encoding inorganic phosphate transporter, translated as MLKFVVLSILIALIFDFINGFHDAANSIATVVSTRVLSPMQAVIWAAFFNFVAAFGFGVSVATTIGKGVVRPEAINEYVILAALVGAIAWDLITWHYGIPSSSSHALIGGLAGAAIVNAGISALIPAGIYKILLFIVLSPLLGLVLGFGIMVAVIWVFWRFRPSRVDRWFRRLQLVSAALYSLGHGTNDAQKTMGIIAGLLFSAGYLGKEFYVPIWVILAAHAAIGLGTLAGGWRIVKTMGMRLTKLRPVGGFCAETAGAATLIGTAIAGIPVSTTHTITGAISGVGATSRLSAVRWGVARQIVWAWILTIPLSAAIAAASFALIKLFLFF; from the coding sequence ATGCTGAAGTTTGTTGTTCTGAGTATCCTGATCGCGCTGATCTTCGACTTCATTAACGGCTTTCACGATGCCGCCAATTCGATCGCGACTGTGGTGTCCACCCGCGTGCTCTCGCCGATGCAGGCCGTGATCTGGGCCGCGTTCTTCAACTTTGTCGCTGCATTCGGCTTCGGGGTCAGCGTGGCGACGACCATCGGAAAGGGGGTCGTCCGACCTGAGGCGATCAATGAATATGTCATCCTGGCCGCCCTCGTCGGCGCCATTGCGTGGGACCTGATCACCTGGCACTATGGCATTCCAAGCAGTTCGTCCCATGCGCTGATCGGAGGGCTGGCCGGGGCGGCGATTGTCAACGCCGGCATCTCGGCCCTGATCCCAGCCGGCATCTACAAGATCCTTCTGTTCATCGTTCTTTCCCCGCTGCTGGGTCTTGTCCTGGGATTCGGGATCATGGTAGCCGTCATCTGGGTCTTCTGGCGGTTTCGCCCTAGTCGGGTAGACCGCTGGTTCAGGCGGCTGCAGCTTGTCTCGGCTGCGCTGTACAGCCTTGGACATGGGACCAATGACGCTCAAAAGACGATGGGAATCATCGCGGGCCTCTTGTTCAGCGCGGGCTACCTGGGTAAGGAGTTCTACGTCCCGATCTGGGTCATCCTGGCCGCCCATGCGGCGATCGGTCTGGGAACACTGGCCGGCGGCTGGCGTATTGTCAAGACGATGGGGATGCGGCTGACGAAGCTCAGGCCGGTCGGCGGCTTCTGCGCTGAAACTGCGGGGGCCGCGACACTGATCGGCACCGCCATTGCGGGCATTCCGGTCAGCACTACTCATACCATTACCGGCGCCATTTCCGGGGTCGGGGCGACCAGCCGTCTCTCGGCGGTGCGGTGGGGGGTGGCCAGACAGATTGTCTGGGCCTGGATCCTCACCATTCCCCTCTCTGCCGCCATCGCCGCCGCCTCATTTGCTCTCATCAAACTCTTCCTGTTTTTCTAG
- a CDS encoding DUF47 domain-containing protein: protein MFRLIPREEKFFEFFDKAANNILEGAKVLVQMTDEPGADFQERWKRLEELEHVGDKITHQIIRKLNRTFITPIDREDIHSLAVALDDVMDLIEASASRMNLYKIKQPTEEAGKLAQVILKSAEEIVKAVSNLERMDDVMEHCIEINRLENMADDISREAIAGLFDKGHDPMDVIKWKEIYETMEMTTDGCEDVANIVESVALKSA, encoded by the coding sequence ATGTTCAGACTGATCCCACGGGAAGAGAAATTCTTTGAGTTCTTCGATAAGGCGGCCAATAACATATTGGAAGGCGCAAAAGTCCTCGTTCAGATGACGGATGAACCCGGCGCGGACTTTCAGGAACGATGGAAGCGACTCGAGGAGCTCGAGCACGTGGGAGACAAAATCACCCACCAGATTATCCGAAAGCTGAACCGGACATTCATTACCCCCATCGACCGCGAAGACATTCACAGTTTGGCCGTGGCGCTGGATGACGTCATGGACCTGATCGAGGCATCGGCCTCTCGCATGAATCTTTACAAGATCAAGCAGCCCACCGAGGAGGCCGGGAAGCTTGCTCAGGTCATCCTGAAATCGGCGGAGGAGATTGTCAAGGCGGTGTCGAACCTCGAGCGGATGGACGATGTCATGGAGCATTGCATCGAGATCAATCGACTGGAGAATATGGCCGACGACATCAGCCGAGAGGCGATTGCCGGTCTCTTTGACAAGGGACACGATCCGATGGATGTGATCAAGTGGAAGGAGATTTACGAGACGATGGAGATGACCACCGACGGGTGTGAAGATGTGGCCAACATCGTCGAATCAGTGGCATTGAAGAGCGCCTGA
- a CDS encoding biopolymer transporter ExbD, which translates to MLSEINVTPLVDVTLVLLIIFMVTTPMLQRGTDVQLPTAQASQVKEEQRVTLTVTKDSRIFVNNEEVPRQELEARLKSMAGPGKERVLYLRGDARVPYGFVIDVMDAIKSSGIETVGMITERGGSR; encoded by the coding sequence ATGCTTTCGGAAATCAATGTGACCCCTTTGGTGGACGTCACACTCGTCTTATTGATCATCTTCATGGTGACAACCCCGATGCTCCAGCGAGGGACCGATGTCCAGCTCCCGACAGCACAGGCGTCGCAAGTGAAAGAGGAGCAGCGCGTCACCTTGACGGTGACGAAGGACAGCCGCATTTTCGTCAATAATGAAGAGGTACCCCGGCAGGAGCTTGAAGCCCGCCTCAAATCCATGGCCGGACCTGGGAAGGAGCGGGTTCTGTACCTGCGCGGCGATGCCAGGGTCCCTTACGGGTTCGTCATTGATGTGATGGATGCCATTAAATCGTCGGGTATCGAGACGGTTGGGATGATCACCGAGCGAGGGGGGTCCAGATAA
- a CDS encoding MotA/TolQ/ExbB proton channel family protein, whose product MMGQGFLQVIANGGITMVVLGIFSIFSLAVIGERFYTYYKAQQATGQVAEKGLQYVADGKMAEALRLCERNSGSPVARVLEAGLLAIIDREHPVLSDKQFSRRLESCKGAMQRATSTEISRLERYLGSLATLGNVSPFVGLFGTVLGIIRAFEAIAKTGSGGIGTVSAGIAEALVATAAGLFVAIPAVIAYNYFVGRVKLFTAAMDNAASAMVDSLLDQAAHHED is encoded by the coding sequence ATGATGGGACAGGGATTCTTGCAGGTTATTGCCAATGGCGGGATCACGATGGTGGTCCTCGGAATATTTTCGATCTTTTCGCTCGCGGTGATCGGCGAGCGGTTCTATACATATTACAAGGCTCAGCAAGCTACCGGACAGGTGGCCGAAAAGGGGTTACAGTATGTGGCGGATGGGAAAATGGCTGAGGCGCTCCGCCTCTGTGAACGGAATAGCGGCAGCCCAGTTGCCAGGGTCCTGGAGGCCGGTCTCCTGGCCATCATCGATCGGGAACATCCGGTTCTTTCCGACAAGCAGTTTTCGCGTCGGCTGGAATCGTGCAAGGGGGCTATGCAGCGAGCTACCTCCACGGAAATCTCCCGCCTGGAACGGTATTTGGGGTCATTGGCGACCCTGGGCAATGTCAGCCCGTTCGTCGGCCTCTTCGGGACGGTTCTGGGGATTATTCGAGCCTTTGAAGCGATTGCCAAGACGGGATCCGGCGGGATTGGTACCGTATCCGCCGGGATAGCCGAGGCGCTCGTGGCAACAGCCGCCGGCTTGTTTGTGGCGATTCCCGCGGTCATCGCGTACAACTATTTCGTCGGTAGAGTGAAGCTTTTTACCGCAGCAATGGATAATGCGGCTTCAGCAATGGTGGATAGTTTGTTGGATCAGGCCGCTCATCACGAAGACTGA
- a CDS encoding UbiX family flavin prenyltransferase, whose amino-acid sequence MVKQIEAKREYILGITGASGAVLGIRTLEVLRELGLPVHLIVSEGAKATLREESGRTVEDLKHLATFFHEDRDLGASISSGSYVSPNVSAMIVSPCSMKSLAAIATGYAETLIARAADVVVKEGKRLALVVRESPFTAIHLEQMLTLAKSGVRIIPPVPPFYQRATTVEELVDQIVGRVLDQIGLYTDLPNRWRGTG is encoded by the coding sequence ATGGTAAAGCAGATTGAAGCGAAGCGGGAGTACATTCTCGGCATCACGGGGGCGAGCGGGGCGGTCTTGGGCATTCGCACGCTCGAAGTGCTCCGCGAGCTTGGGCTGCCTGTCCACCTGATTGTGTCCGAAGGGGCGAAGGCGACTCTTCGAGAAGAAAGCGGACGCACGGTGGAGGACCTCAAGCACCTCGCCACCTTTTTCCACGAGGATCGGGACCTCGGCGCGTCCATCTCAAGCGGCTCCTATGTCTCGCCAAACGTGAGCGCAATGATTGTCTCGCCTTGTTCGATGAAAAGCCTGGCGGCCATCGCCACCGGCTACGCCGAGACCTTGATCGCCCGAGCGGCTGATGTTGTCGTGAAGGAGGGGAAGCGTCTTGCGCTGGTGGTGAGGGAGAGCCCCTTTACCGCCATCCATCTCGAACAGATGTTGACATTGGCAAAATCGGGCGTCAGAATCATTCCGCCGGTACCGCCGTTCTATCAGAGGGCGACAACGGTCGAGGAGTTGGTGGATCAGATCGTCGGGCGGGTGCTGGACCAGATCGGGCTATACACCGACCTACCGAATCGATGGCGGGGCACAGGATAA
- a CDS encoding type II toxin-antitoxin system RelE/ParE family toxin, which translates to MAARRRPVVWTPSAQAALDGALEYIAQESLEGAQRVLHATLDLTTSLETLSERGRIVPELDDPSVREVFVYSYRLIYEVRGSEVRIVAFLHGARDFARWWRAQT; encoded by the coding sequence ATGGCAGCTCGGCGTCGGCCAGTAGTCTGGACTCCCAGCGCGCAGGCTGCACTCGATGGTGCGCTCGAGTACATCGCTCAAGAGTCGCTCGAAGGCGCGCAACGAGTCCTTCATGCTACGCTTGATCTCACCACATCTCTTGAGACCCTCAGCGAGCGTGGGCGTATCGTCCCTGAGCTTGATGATCCTTCGGTTCGCGAGGTCTTCGTCTATTCATATCGCCTCATCTATGAAGTCCGGGGGTCGGAGGTCCGCATAGTTGCTTTCCTTCATGGAGCGAGAGACTTCGCTCGCTGGTGGCGGGCTCAGACTTGA
- a CDS encoding putative addiction module antidote protein, with protein sequence MTMTQRIKVADLPAFDAAPYLDSEAAIAAYLTDILEANDSALLASALGDIARARGMSEIAKASGLTREALYKALRPNATPRYDTIAKVCRALGVRLVAQAIHA encoded by the coding sequence ATGACCATGACCCAACGTATCAAAGTGGCTGACTTGCCCGCGTTTGATGCCGCGCCGTATCTCGACAGCGAGGCGGCGATTGCGGCTTACCTGACGGATATTCTAGAAGCGAACGATTCGGCGTTGCTGGCGTCGGCCTTGGGAGATATCGCTCGGGCGCGTGGCATGAGCGAGATTGCCAAGGCATCCGGACTGACCCGCGAAGCCTTGTACAAGGCGCTCAGACCCAATGCAACGCCGCGCTACGATACCATCGCTAAAGTCTGTAGGGCGCTGGGGGTGCGGCTGGTGGCCCAGGCGATTCATGCGTGA